TATAAGAGACACCTGTCGGCGAATTCCGAGAATCTCCATTAAAGTCGGACGCCGATATTGCGACATAACAACGACACAAGGGAGCTGGCATGGCGCTTTCCATGCTTCACGGACGTGCCGCTGCGACGGCCCTGCCCGGGGGCGGCATCGATGGCTGAACGCAGCGTCCAGACCTATCCGGTCCAGATCGTCAAGGGGCTGCGCGTGCCGATGCGCGACGGCGTCGAGCTGAATGTCAGGATCACGCGCCCCGCTGTCGAAGGCCGCTTCCCCGCGGTGCTCGAATACAACCCATACCGCCGCCTGGACCACGCCCAGCCAAGCTTTCCGCCGGCCGTGCAATACCTGGCGCAGCACGGCTATGCGGTCGTGCAGTTCGACGTGCGCGGCACGGGCAGTTCATCGGGCGCCAGCTTGGACGCCTATTCGGACGACGAACAGCAGGACGGCCACGACATGGTGGAGTGGGCCGCTCGGCAGGCCTGGTGCACCGGCGCGGTAGGCATGATCGGCAAATCGTATGGCGCGACGGTGCAATGGCAGGTGGCCGGCAAGGCGCCGCCGCACCTGAAGGCCATCATCGTGCGTTCCGGCAGCAATGACATGTACGAGGACACCGCCTATCCGGGCGGCTGCCGGCGGCCGTGGCGCTTCGAGTTCTTCGCGCCCAATATGAACGCCTACAACTTCGCGCCGCCCGATCCGGCGCTCGTCGGCGCGCATTGGTCCCGCATCTGGGATGAACGCCTGGAAGGCAGCGCGCCGTGGAGCCTGGAGATATTCCGCCACGACACGGACGGCGATTATTGGCGGGGCAAGAGCATCAAGGACAACTTCGGCAAGGTAGGCTGCGCGGTTTATCTCATCGAGGGCTGGGCCGACTGGTACGCCAACGCCGAACTGGAGGCTTTTCGGCAATTGAAGGGCCCGAAGAAGGTCGTGATCGGCCCCTGGGGGCACTACTACCCGGAAGAAAAATTCGCTTTACCCGGCCCTCGCATCGATACCCGCGTCGAGTATCTGAGATGGTTCGATTACTGGCTCAAGGGCATCGACAACGGCATCATGGACGAGCCGCCGGTCACCGTATTCGTCCGTCAATGGCAGCAGCCCGCCTTGCTGTCGCTGAACGAGCCCGGGCACTGGCATGCCGATTCACAATGGCCGCCGGCAGCGACCCGTACCGAAACACGGTACCTGGAGCCGGGCGGCGGCCTCGGGCGCCAGGCGCCGGCCGACGGCCAGGTCAGCTACGACTACCGGCCCACAGTGGGCATGGCAAGCGGGCGCGTCGGCCTGGGCAGCACGTCGCCCTGGGGCATGCCCATCGACCAGCGCGTCGACGACGCGTATTCCGCCTGTTTCACCACGCCGCCTCTGGACCGGACAATGTCCCTGCTGGGACGGCCCGAAGCCGTACTGCACGTCTCGTCCTCGGCCGAAGTCGCTTACTTCCACGTCAGGATCTGCGACGTCGCGCCCGATGGCACCTCGCGCCTGATCAGCCATGGCGGCTGCCTGGCGACCCACCGGGAAACGCACGACAGGCCCACGCCGCTGGAGCCCGGCACAGTCTATGAGCTTCGCCTGAAACTCCGGGACCTGGCCTACGAGATCGCACCGTCCCATCGCCTGCGCATCGCCGTATCCAGCGCGGACTTCCAGAATGCCTGGCCGACGGGAATGCGTGCGCGCAACACGATCCATTGCGGGGCCGCGCATCCGTCGCGAATCGAACTGCCCATCATGGCGCCGCATGCCGCCGGGCTGCCGCCGCCGGCTTTCCAGGCGTCACCGCATCCTGTGCCGTCCGTGGCGGAAGTGCCCCGGGCAACCTATACGCTGACGCATGACCTGGTGCGGGACGCGGTCGTCTGCACGCTGGGCGCGGCCGACGGCGGCACGACGCGGCGCTCTGAATACACGGTGTCGAACCAGGATCCGGCCGGCGCATCGATCATTGCCGAGGTCCGGTACCGCGCGCCGCATCCGCACATGAACATCGAGGTGCAATCGAGCTGCCAGACAAGCAGCACTGCCACGGAGTTCACCCACGCCGTGCAGGTCTGTATCCGCATCGAAGACCGGCTGCATTTTCACAAACGCTGGATGGAAAGCGCGCCGCGGAACTGCGCATAACCAGGGGAGCATCAATGACGATGAATCGGCGCGATTTTCTTCTCGGCAGCGCGGGGACGTTCGCGGCGCTGACCGGGTCCCGTACCGCGTTCGCCCAAACGCGTAAGGACACGTTGATCAT
The sequence above is a segment of the Bordetella genomosp. 9 genome. Coding sequences within it:
- a CDS encoding CocE/NonD family hydrolase, translating into MAERSVQTYPVQIVKGLRVPMRDGVELNVRITRPAVEGRFPAVLEYNPYRRLDHAQPSFPPAVQYLAQHGYAVVQFDVRGTGSSSGASLDAYSDDEQQDGHDMVEWAARQAWCTGAVGMIGKSYGATVQWQVAGKAPPHLKAIIVRSGSNDMYEDTAYPGGCRRPWRFEFFAPNMNAYNFAPPDPALVGAHWSRIWDERLEGSAPWSLEIFRHDTDGDYWRGKSIKDNFGKVGCAVYLIEGWADWYANAELEAFRQLKGPKKVVIGPWGHYYPEEKFALPGPRIDTRVEYLRWFDYWLKGIDNGIMDEPPVTVFVRQWQQPALLSLNEPGHWHADSQWPPAATRTETRYLEPGGGLGRQAPADGQVSYDYRPTVGMASGRVGLGSTSPWGMPIDQRVDDAYSACFTTPPLDRTMSLLGRPEAVLHVSSSAEVAYFHVRICDVAPDGTSRLISHGGCLATHRETHDRPTPLEPGTVYELRLKLRDLAYEIAPSHRLRIAVSSADFQNAWPTGMRARNTIHCGAAHPSRIELPIMAPHAAGLPPPAFQASPHPVPSVAEVPRATYTLTHDLVRDAVVCTLGAADGGTTRRSEYTVSNQDPAGASIIAEVRYRAPHPHMNIEVQSSCQTSSTATEFTHAVQVCIRIEDRLHFHKRWMESAPRNCA